CGTGAGGGCTCGCTTGCGCTCGGCGCTTCGAAGTGGACGGCGATCCGGACCAATGTGCTACCCTATGCGCTGCCCGGGATACTCACCTCGTCTATCATGGGGATTGCCCGGGTTGCCGGGGAAACCGCTCCGATCATGTTCACGGCGGCCTTCGCCCTGAGGGACCAACTTCCCTGGGAAGGGCTCTCCAGATGGACGGATTTCTTTTTTCAGGGCGTCATGGCCCTGCCCTACCACATCTATGTGGTCAGTGCGAAAATCCCACAGAACGAATACACCCGCACGATGCAATATGGTGCTGCCTTCGTTTTCCTCGTGATCGTCGGATTTTTTGCACTCAGCAGTATCATCCTCCGCATCCGAATTCGCAAAAAGTATCGCTGGTAAGACAGGACCCACCGTATTAATCATTTAACCACCCGAACATGGCTCAAAACAAGGATACCGCCAATAGCCAAGACACGCGCAACATTATTGAGGTCCGTGACTTCAATTTCGCCTACGGCAATTCTCAGGCCCTCTTCGATGTCAACATGGATATCAAAGAGAAGGAGGTGACTGCATTCATCGGACCCTCTGGTTGCGGCAAGTCCACTTTCCTGCGCTGCTTCAACCGCATGAACGACCTGATCGACATCGCACGAATCACAGGAGGCAGCGTCAAAATCAACGGCATCGATATTTACGGCAAAGAGATTGATGTGATCGAGCTCCGCAAGCACGTGGGCATGGTTTTCCAGAAGTCCAACCCCTTCCCGAAATCCATCTACGATAATATTGCTTACGGTCTCCGCATCCAGGGCATCAAAAACAAGAGTACACTGGATGATGTTGTCGAAGAATGCCTGCGCGGGGCGGCGCTCTGGGACGAGGTCAAAGATCGCCTCCATGAAAGCGCCCTCGGCATGTCCGGCGGGCAACAGCAACGACTATGTATTGCACGTGCGCTGGCGGTAAAACCGGAAATTCTCCTAATGGATGAACCCTGCTCGGCACTCGACCCGATCGCCACGGCCAAGGTTGAGGAATTGATTCACTCCTTGAAGAAGGAATACACCATCGTTATTGTGACACACAATATGCAGCAGGCGGCACGCGTCTCCGACCGGACGGCATTCTTTTATCTCGGAAAACTCATCGAGTACGATGTAACCGACACCATCTTTATGAATCCGAACAACGAACAAACCGAGGCCTATGTCTCCGGTCGCTTCGGTTAATCATTCCCATACCCCTCCCACAGACTGGCTCCCATCATGAACCGCTATTTCCACAAAGAACTCGAAGAAATTCGCAGCAAACTCATCCTGATCGGTGAAAAGGCCAACGAGGCCGGAAGCCTCGCTGTCGAGGGATTTATCCAGAGCGATCTCGAAAAGACGCTCAGTGCCATAAAAATGGACGACGAGATCGACGACCTTGAAATCGAGATCGACCGCGATTCCGTCCGATATATCACCTTGCGTTCGCCGGTCTCCAGCGATGTCCGCCTGATCTTTGTCGCGATCAAAGCCAGCCACGACCTGGAACGTGCCGGTGACGAGGCTCACAGCATCGCCAAGCGCACCCGCAGTATTCTCACCCGGGACGGGAAAGTAACCAATACGGTCGCGATCGAAACCATGAGCGGTCTGGCTTTCGGCATGCTGAAGGATGCACTCACCTCATTTCTGGAAGAGGATCTCGAACTGGCACATGGCATCATTGAACGCGACAAGGAGGTCGACCGCCTGAACAAGGAGAACTTCAAAAAGCTCTCCAAGGGAATGGAAGGGGAGAATATCGAAGCTTCCACTTCAATCGAGACGATTCTGATTTCGAGATCGATCGAGCGGATCGCCGACCATGCCAAGAATCTGGCCGAAGAGGTCATCTACCTGCTCACGGGCGAGTAATCCACGACGAACCTTCACCCGTAAAGCCCGTTACCTCGCCGGATCGCTTTGTGCGCGGGCGGTTAGCAAAATCGTCACAAACCCGGCGTATTTTTTGAGTATCAATTTGGCCCCGCATCTGCTAAAGGCTGGATTTACGCGCGATTATGATCGCACGTATCCTAAAACAAACTAAACTAAATTCGAAAACAACTCACACCCATGGCTATCAAGAAAACCACCAAGAAGGCAGCCAAGAAGGTTGCCGCCAAAAAAACTCCCGCCAAGAAAGCGGTTAAGAAGACTTCAGCTAAAAAAGCTGCGGTCAAGAAGGCACCCGTCAAAAAAGCTGCGAAGAAAAAAGTCGCCGCAAAGAAGGCACCTGCCACCAAAGCACCGGCTAAGAAAGTTGCGAAAAAGAAAGCAGCCACCCAAAAGGCGGCCACCACATCCATCGTGGCCAACGTCGATGTCGGCTTCGGAAATACGCTCTATGTTCGCGGTCAAGGCGCAGGCCTGTCCTGGGACAAGGGTATCGCCCTGAAAAATGTCAGCCCTTACGAGTGGAGCTTCAGCACCAGCGAGGCGAAGGGTGACATTACCTTCAAGTTCCTCATCAACGATGAAGCTTGGTCCGAAGGCGACAACCTGACCGTTGCCGCCGGCAGCACTTCCGTCAGCTCGCCCGTCTTTTACTGGTAAGCGACACTTGCATCGCATTTCTCAAAAGCCCGCCATTCCCGGCGGGCTTTTTTATGCTCCGCAACACGGCCGCGTAATCGCTCATGCCAAATTCAGGAAGGTCTGTCTCGGTAGACTCGCTTGTAAGCGATGGCACGATACATGTCACGCCGTCTTGTCCGGCGTAACCCGGTGAAGACGGCAGCCTCGTTAAGCGTAGGTGGGGTGCCGTCGATTATCGCTCGCATAGATCGATCGACCTTGCTCTCGCAACCTCGCTACGAGGACAAACCTTCTTGAAACCGGTATCAGACGACAACGACACCGCGATGTCCCTAACCCGGTACGTTGCCATAAATAGAATCAGAATTTAACCGGGATCAGCCTATCCGTAGCCAAAGGCCTTCGCCTTTGGTCGTACCAAACCGAAAAACCCGCAGCATTTCTCCAAAGCCTAAGGGCTTCGGCTACTAGAACACTTACTAGAACTCCTTCTGGTGCTTATCCAGACTGGGCCATTTTCACACAGGCCTGCATGGCAAGGACAAAGCGTTCACCCTCCACAGATATATTATCAATAATAGGGTCAGAATTAAACTAAGTTAAACCTATCCGTAGCCGAAGGCCTTCGCCTTTGGCCGCAGCACCCCGAAAATTCTCTCACGGGCGTGACTACTACATCGTATCCAGATCGACCAGGATTTCGCGGGGGCTGGAACCGTTTTCCGGCCCGACAATCCCGCGGTCTTCAAGTTCTTCCATGAGCCGGGCGGCGCGGTTGTAGCCGATCCGCAGGCGACGCTGGAGCATCGAGGTCGAAGCGCGCTTACTGCTGCGCAGGACATCGATCGCATCGGGCAGAAGTTCATCCCCGTCCGTCGGTCCACCATCATCGCCGGAATCATCCCCGCCGGCATCAACCTGCTTCTGCACTTCTTCAGCAAAAACAGGTGGCTCGTTGTTCTCCTTCAGGAATTCTACAATATCGTTAATCTCGTCATCAGAAACGAAGGCCCCCTGGGCACGAACAAGGTTGGAAGTGCCGGGCGGTATAAACAACATATCCCCCTTGCCAATCAGCGCCTCGGCTCCGCCGCCGTCGAGGATGGTGCGGCTGTCGACCTTTGAGGCGACCTTAAAGGAAATTCGACTGGGCAGGTTGGCCTTAATCACACCGGTAATCACGTTCACCGAGGGACGCTGGGTGGCGAGAATCAGATGGATACCCGCCGCGCGCGCGAGTTGGGCAAGACGCGCGATGCATGTCTCGATGTCGGCGGGAGCGACCATCATAAGGTCGGCCAACTCGTCGATCACACAAACAATGTAGGGCAGCTTCTTCTTCGGAATTTCGAAAGCATCGTCATCGCGGGGCACCTCGACCTGTTGAATCGCGGCGCGCTCCTCGGCGCTCATGTCCGCGTCCATGGCTTCGGCCTTGGCCTGTTCTTCCTTATCCTTGGCGATCTTGGCATTGAAACCGGCAATATTACGCACGTTTTCGGACGCAAAGATCTGATAGCGGCGGTCCATTTCCCCAATCAACCACTTGAGGGCCCCCGGCACCTTCTTCGGCTCCGTCACCACGGGGATCAACATGTGGGGCAGCGAATTATACATCTGCATTTCCACCACTTTCGGATCAACCATGATGAAGCGAAGGTCCTCGGGCGCCGAGTGGTAAAGCAGGGAGGCGATGATCGCATTGATACAAACGGTCTTACCGGAACCGGTCGACCCGGCGATGAGCACGTGCGGCATCTTCGTCAAGTCGGCCACCATGGGTTTGCCGGTAACATCCTTGCCCAAGACGACGGGGATTTCGGCCTTGGCATCGGCCCAGGACTTCGACTCCACGATATCGCGCATGCAGACCGCTTGGGCGGATTTGTTGGGCACCTCAATGCCGACCGTGCCCTTGCCTGGAACGGGGGCGAGAATACGCACGGACATCGCTTTCAAGCCGAGCGCGATATTCTTATCGAGATTGACAATCTTTTCGACACGTACACCGGGTGCCGGGGTCACTTCGTAGCGGGTAATGACGGGGCCCGTGTGAATTTCTCCGGGAATCACTTTGACACCGAATTCTTCGAGAGTCCGTACCAGTGCCTGCATGGTGCCGG
This DNA window, taken from Coraliomargarita sinensis, encodes the following:
- a CDS encoding DNA translocase FtsK; protein product: MARKAKKKTAKRKVLSQKPRKSQSRPVWAMLFLTLATMVGVAIFDYNSTQFNTTDPTDTNLVGPFGSHIGFYGFHYTGIAIFLLPLYLLWVGVRFLVQQPRRKRIVVGLLSIFSLCCASGLAAMLGGVEAASDSIFRDQLSNGYGGIIGEWLAERMLQAYIGPFGAFLVLMMGLVIGSTIVFTDNFGHFLDWIQNSYHNFLANRAESKEAKQKRKADAAEAKRLAREEAAKAKAEAKAEKAEARKAKKGKSKAKPEPEPEEDLEDEPDDSGRKPSLLSGAPIVPKKTATSRKTHKLKKVKVPEPEPEESASAETAKPKLDPGMIKVISGEKTEKAVASIPERKGNHKFPPLELLSEAPDSNNMGQEDHAGTMQALVRTLEEFGVKVIPGEIHTGPVITRYEVTPAPGVRVEKIVNLDKNIALGLKAMSVRILAPVPGKGTVGIEVPNKSAQAVCMRDIVESKSWADAKAEIPVVLGKDVTGKPMVADLTKMPHVLIAGSTGSGKTVCINAIIASLLYHSAPEDLRFIMVDPKVVEMQMYNSLPHMLIPVVTEPKKVPGALKWLIGEMDRRYQIFASENVRNIAGFNAKIAKDKEEQAKAEAMDADMSAEERAAIQQVEVPRDDDAFEIPKKKLPYIVCVIDELADLMMVAPADIETCIARLAQLARAAGIHLILATQRPSVNVITGVIKANLPSRISFKVASKVDSRTILDGGGAEALIGKGDMLFIPPGTSNLVRAQGAFVSDDEINDIVEFLKENNEPPVFAEEVQKQVDAGGDDSGDDGGPTDGDELLPDAIDVLRSSKRASTSMLQRRLRIGYNRAARLMEELEDRGIVGPENGSSPREILVDLDTM
- the phoU gene encoding phosphate signaling complex protein PhoU, with the translated sequence MNRYFHKELEEIRSKLILIGEKANEAGSLAVEGFIQSDLEKTLSAIKMDDEIDDLEIEIDRDSVRYITLRSPVSSDVRLIFVAIKASHDLERAGDEAHSIAKRTRSILTRDGKVTNTVAIETMSGLAFGMLKDALTSFLEEDLELAHGIIERDKEVDRLNKENFKKLSKGMEGENIEASTSIETILISRSIERIADHAKNLAEEVIYLLTGE
- the pstB gene encoding phosphate ABC transporter ATP-binding protein PstB, with protein sequence MAQNKDTANSQDTRNIIEVRDFNFAYGNSQALFDVNMDIKEKEVTAFIGPSGCGKSTFLRCFNRMNDLIDIARITGGSVKINGIDIYGKEIDVIELRKHVGMVFQKSNPFPKSIYDNIAYGLRIQGIKNKSTLDDVVEECLRGAALWDEVKDRLHESALGMSGGQQQRLCIARALAVKPEILLMDEPCSALDPIATAKVEELIHSLKKEYTIVIVTHNMQQAARVSDRTAFFYLGKLIEYDVTDTIFMNPNNEQTEAYVSGRFG